The Aedes aegypti strain LVP_AGWG chromosome 3, AaegL5.0 Primary Assembly, whole genome shotgun sequence genome contains a region encoding:
- the LOC5571069 gene encoding uncharacterized protein C1orf43 homolog isoform X2, which translates to MLQKIVEKPIDVVSSSSSSVSTSSKMEELSGVMIVLIIGGGVLAVTICFIIAKRQIVRFTLRQRRGPHVAVGHDAKKSIKKEIERRIDCIQKIYFEPKLLWDDKTDGKKYILQPDSNLPPYYYRMKAMDDVKELEKEIAKQDGSTRHPRDSLRAFLLTTLAAPLNGSGQRLIHQFCDMYEHARHDPNEFGEEEYQSYQRLLKKLTDATKMLKSFSNSRKSSPNRTPVKKQSKMQSLLDPSRLRPPPMSGTGVGGGVGGPGSDGGNHNARLNLSLGVQLQHQQEQQQQQQQEIDENEILSISQYHGETGLSKIEMV; encoded by the exons ATGTtgcaaaaaattgttgaaaagccAATCGACGTCGTCAGTAGCAGTAGCAGTAGTGTCAGCACCAGCAGCAAAATGGAAGAGCTTTCCGGGGTAATGATAGTGCTCATCATCGGGGGCGGAGTCCTCGCGGTGACGATCTGTTTTATCATCGCCAAACGACAGATTGTCCGGTTTACGCTTCGCCAGCGACGTGGTCCCCATGTTGCCGTTGGACACGATGCAAAGAAG tctATCAAAAAGGAAATCGAGAGACGAATCGACTGTATCCAAAAGATCTACTTTGAACCGAAACTATTGTGGGACGATAAAACAGACGGAAAGAAGTACATCCTGCAACCGGATTCGAACCTACCGCCGTACTATTATCGTATGAAGGCGATGGATGATGTGAAAGAACTTG AGAAAGAGATCGCCAAACAAGATGGATCTACTCGTCATCCTCGGGACAGTTTGAGAGCATTCCTCCTCACAACCTTAGCTGCACCGCTGAATGGTTCTGGCCAAAGATTGATCCATCAGTTCTGTGATAT GTATGAACACGCACGACACGATCCCAATGAATTTGGTGAAGAGGAATACCAATCATACCAAAGACTGCTGAAAAAGCTAACTGATGC AACCAAAATGCTCAAATCGTTCAGTAACAGTCGCAAATCGTCGCCTAATCGAACCCCCGTGAAGAAGCAAAGTAAAATGCAATCCCTATTGGATCCATCTCGTTTGCGACCTCCGCCCATGAGTGGCACCGGGGTTGGCGGGGGAGTGGGTGGCCCAGGAAGTGATGGAGGCAATCACAATGCCCGATTGAATCTGTCTCTGGGCGTTCAGTTGCAGCACCAACAggaacagcaacagcagcagcaacaggaaATAGACGAAAACGAAATACTCAGCATCTCACAGTACCATGGAGAAACAG GTCTTTCAAAGATTGAAATGGTTTAG
- the LOC5571069 gene encoding uncharacterized protein C1orf43 homolog isoform X1, whose translation MLQKIVEKPIDVVSSSSSSVSTSSKMEELSGVMIVLIIGGGVLAVTICFIIAKRQIVRFTLRQRRGPHVAVGHDAKKSIKKEIERRIDCIQKIYFEPKLLWDDKTDGKKYILQPDSNLPPYYYRMKAMDDVKELEKEIAKQDGSTRHPRDSLRAFLLTTLAAPLNGSGQRLIHQFCDMYEHARHDPNEFGEEEYQSYQRLLKKLTDATKMLKSFSNSRKSSPNRTPVKKQSKMQSLLDPSRLRPPPMSGTGVGGGVGGPGSDGGNHNARLNLSLGVQLQHQQEQQQQQQQEIDENEILSISQYHGETETFAIHRSFKD comes from the exons ATGTtgcaaaaaattgttgaaaagccAATCGACGTCGTCAGTAGCAGTAGCAGTAGTGTCAGCACCAGCAGCAAAATGGAAGAGCTTTCCGGGGTAATGATAGTGCTCATCATCGGGGGCGGAGTCCTCGCGGTGACGATCTGTTTTATCATCGCCAAACGACAGATTGTCCGGTTTACGCTTCGCCAGCGACGTGGTCCCCATGTTGCCGTTGGACACGATGCAAAGAAG tctATCAAAAAGGAAATCGAGAGACGAATCGACTGTATCCAAAAGATCTACTTTGAACCGAAACTATTGTGGGACGATAAAACAGACGGAAAGAAGTACATCCTGCAACCGGATTCGAACCTACCGCCGTACTATTATCGTATGAAGGCGATGGATGATGTGAAAGAACTTG AGAAAGAGATCGCCAAACAAGATGGATCTACTCGTCATCCTCGGGACAGTTTGAGAGCATTCCTCCTCACAACCTTAGCTGCACCGCTGAATGGTTCTGGCCAAAGATTGATCCATCAGTTCTGTGATAT GTATGAACACGCACGACACGATCCCAATGAATTTGGTGAAGAGGAATACCAATCATACCAAAGACTGCTGAAAAAGCTAACTGATGC AACCAAAATGCTCAAATCGTTCAGTAACAGTCGCAAATCGTCGCCTAATCGAACCCCCGTGAAGAAGCAAAGTAAAATGCAATCCCTATTGGATCCATCTCGTTTGCGACCTCCGCCCATGAGTGGCACCGGGGTTGGCGGGGGAGTGGGTGGCCCAGGAAGTGATGGAGGCAATCACAATGCCCGATTGAATCTGTCTCTGGGCGTTCAGTTGCAGCACCAACAggaacagcaacagcagcagcaacaggaaATAGACGAAAACGAAATACTCAGCATCTCACAGTACCATGGAGAAACAG AAACCTTCGCCATACACAGGTCTTTCAAAGATTGA
- the LOC5571070 gene encoding uncharacterized protein LOC5571070, with amino-acid sequence MLLVKSDSALKFIPSVRLINNLSLRKGSRTGNSGNPLEFQVLTQIQYVP; translated from the exons ATGTTATTGGTAAAGTCAGACTCAGCGTTGAAATTCATTCCGTCTGTAAG GCTGATCAACAACCTTAGCCTTCGCAAAGGTAGCCGTACAGGAAACTCAGGCAACCCGCTGGAATTCCAAGTGCTCACCCAGATTCAGTACGTGCCCTGA